From one Rhodothermales bacterium genomic stretch:
- a CDS encoding lyase, with protein sequence MMHRAAIALLLTTTLTAGAALAQPGRAPALPDGSAKALVEGTCTVCHTTANISQSAGYDTPTRWREVFSSMVTLPDAQATAIAEYLAEHFPEKPGRRPTLVDGPIEIEIKEYLTPTLGQRTRDPIEAPDGAIWWTGMWASLVGRMDPVTGEMKEYKLPPEARPHSIVPDPNGIIWYTGNNNGTIGRLDPATGAITEYKTKARDPHTPTFHPNGKLYFTSQGAGMLGRLDPRTGELIEVDTEPRPYGIQVAQDGTLWVAYNGTNKLGALDPETMEVRYYTVPNERSRIRRLGLTSDGMVWYGNSTMGKIGRLNPATGEIKEWDSPSGPTSHPYAMAVIDDKIWYNESGMRPDALVRFDPETESFQSWAIPSGVGIIRNMWVTRDGRLLIHQSSSNRLGIVTIQDLVN encoded by the coding sequence CGCAACCCGGCCGCGCCCCGGCCCTCCCCGACGGATCCGCGAAGGCGCTGGTCGAAGGCACCTGTACCGTCTGCCACACGACGGCCAACATCAGCCAGTCCGCCGGCTACGATACGCCCACCCGCTGGCGCGAGGTGTTCTCGTCGATGGTGACCCTGCCCGACGCCCAGGCGACGGCGATCGCGGAATACCTGGCCGAGCATTTCCCCGAAAAGCCCGGCCGCCGGCCGACGCTGGTGGACGGCCCCATCGAGATCGAGATCAAGGAATACCTCACCCCCACGCTCGGGCAGCGCACCCGCGACCCCATCGAGGCGCCGGACGGCGCGATCTGGTGGACGGGGATGTGGGCCAGCCTCGTCGGACGCATGGATCCGGTCACGGGCGAGATGAAGGAATACAAGCTCCCGCCGGAGGCCCGGCCGCACAGCATCGTGCCGGACCCGAACGGCATCATCTGGTACACCGGCAACAACAACGGCACCATCGGCCGGTTGGACCCCGCGACGGGCGCCATCACCGAATACAAGACGAAAGCCCGCGATCCGCACACGCCTACGTTCCACCCGAACGGCAAACTCTACTTCACGTCGCAGGGCGCCGGCATGCTCGGCCGGCTCGATCCCCGCACCGGAGAACTCATCGAGGTCGACACCGAACCCCGCCCCTACGGCATCCAGGTGGCGCAGGACGGTACGCTGTGGGTGGCCTACAACGGCACCAACAAGCTCGGCGCGCTCGATCCCGAGACGATGGAAGTCCGCTACTACACCGTCCCGAACGAGCGCTCGCGCATCCGCCGGCTGGGGCTGACGAGCGACGGGATGGTCTGGTACGGAAACTCGACGATGGGCAAGATCGGCCGGCTCAACCCGGCGACGGGCGAGATCAAGGAATGGGATTCCCCGAGCGGCCCCACGTCGCACCCGTACGCGATGGCCGTGATCGACGACAAGATCTGGTACAACGAGTCCGGCATGCGCCCCGACGCGCTCGTGCGCTTCGACCCCGAGACCGAGTCGTTTCAGAGCTGGGCAATCCCGTCCGGCGTGGGGATCATCCGGAATATGTGGGTGACGCGGGATGGCCGGCTCCTCATCCACCAGAGCAGCTCCAACCGACTGGGGATCGTGACGATCCAGGATCTGGTGAATTGA
- a CDS encoding pentapeptide repeat-containing protein, producing MANPKHLEIFQRGALEWNSWRKGTAEFPDLSHHRLDAKDYSGWDFNYSDLSFIDASGVTFDKCSFLAARLSGANLSHCSIIPTSLVNTNLEHCDLSHAIIVGGNFQDAKFEDTILIKTKFQEGVWASPNQVAGKASTAFIDCDLSRAQYLETCIFEGNVIIDNRTLNRSVDLSTTFLLNAGLSKEEVRSYSHDASITIIFKESSWRDLVPIEHALRIMAIYEKDFDIVRSDDRLILKLQNQNQLNQALETIGALLSALQASNRDQLSSIRVTQRGLPDAVTSNDELAFLLTFLIDLYEQDNHPQALLEVAGKGILESSAIGKLFQGFIDWTHSRLNPDPAREKVQQIYKRCRKLYPELDEFRRLSDSSTDPKKLNR from the coding sequence ATGGCTAATCCAAAGCACCTGGAAATTTTCCAACGAGGAGCTCTAGAGTGGAATAGCTGGAGAAAAGGTACTGCAGAGTTCCCCGATCTATCCCACCACAGACTGGATGCTAAAGATTACAGTGGATGGGACTTTAACTACTCTGACCTTTCTTTTATTGACGCGTCAGGGGTTACTTTTGATAAATGCAGTTTTCTGGCGGCAAGACTGTCTGGCGCAAACCTTAGCCATTGCAGCATTATACCCACCTCTCTTGTCAACACAAATCTCGAACATTGCGATCTATCGCATGCAATAATAGTTGGCGGCAATTTTCAAGATGCAAAGTTTGAAGACACGATATTAATAAAGACCAAATTCCAAGAAGGCGTTTGGGCAAGTCCAAATCAAGTAGCAGGCAAAGCTAGTACTGCTTTTATTGATTGCGATCTCAGTAGAGCTCAATATCTTGAGACTTGTATTTTTGAAGGAAACGTAATTATTGACAACAGAACTCTTAATCGATCAGTCGATTTATCCACTACCTTCCTTTTAAACGCTGGACTTTCAAAGGAAGAGGTCAGAAGTTACTCACACGATGCCTCAATAACGATCATATTCAAAGAGAGTAGCTGGAGAGACTTGGTGCCAATAGAGCACGCGCTCAGAATCATGGCAATCTATGAGAAGGATTTTGACATCGTCCGATCTGATGATAGGCTCATACTGAAACTGCAGAACCAGAATCAGCTAAATCAAGCACTCGAAACCATCGGCGCCCTTCTATCGGCACTTCAGGCCTCAAACAGAGATCAATTGTCTTCGATCCGCGTAACGCAAAGAGGATTACCGGATGCGGTCACATCAAATGATGAACTCGCCTTTCTCCTCACCTTTTTAATTGACCTATACGAACAGGACAACCATCCGCAAGCTCTACTAGAAGTGGCGGGGAAAGGCATACTAGAGTCATCTGCGATTGGAAAGTTATTCCAAGGCTTTATTGATTGGACACACTCTCGCCTGAATCCTGACCCTGCCCGCGAAAAGGTCCAACAGATCTATAAACGATGCAGAAAATTGTACCCTGAGTTGGACGAATTCAGAAGATTATCGGACTCAAGCACAGATCCAAAGAAACTCAACAGATAG
- a CDS encoding DUF1080 domain-containing protein, giving the protein MKRLLTYPFLLFFAMAAYGQAEPFVPKQSDRPEPVAGDEPGFVSIFNGENLDGWKGNDTHWRVENGALVGEITPETLVKSNTFIIWQGGKPKDFELKLEYRITDRGNSGVNYRSVVIPDPVTPENAFSMRGYQCDIDGPLRYAGNNYEEKGRLFLALRGQLTHVVGGRTPILVSEIGDNDELAKAVTDGWNAVHLIVRGNTMIHLINGQVMSVVVDDDPSRPVDGQIAVQVHVGPPMKVEYRNIRLKTYPD; this is encoded by the coding sequence ATGAAACGCCTCCTCACCTATCCGTTCCTCCTTTTCTTCGCGATGGCCGCCTACGGCCAGGCCGAGCCGTTCGTCCCCAAACAGAGCGACCGCCCCGAGCCCGTCGCCGGCGACGAGCCGGGCTTCGTCTCCATCTTCAACGGCGAGAACCTCGACGGCTGGAAAGGCAACGACACCCACTGGCGCGTCGAAAACGGCGCCCTCGTCGGCGAGATCACGCCGGAGACGCTCGTCAAGAGCAACACCTTCATCATCTGGCAGGGGGGAAAGCCGAAGGACTTCGAGCTGAAACTCGAGTACAGGATCACCGACCGGGGCAACAGCGGCGTCAACTACCGAAGCGTGGTCATTCCGGACCCCGTCACGCCGGAGAACGCATTTTCGATGCGCGGCTACCAGTGCGACATCGACGGGCCGCTACGGTACGCCGGCAACAACTACGAGGAGAAAGGCCGGCTCTTCCTCGCCCTGCGCGGGCAACTCACGCACGTGGTCGGTGGGCGCACGCCGATCCTCGTGTCGGAGATCGGAGACAACGACGAACTCGCGAAGGCGGTGACGGACGGCTGGAACGCCGTCCACCTGATCGTGCGCGGCAACACGATGATCCACCTGATCAACGGGCAGGTGATGAGCGTCGTGGTCGACGACGACCCGAGCCGGCCGGTCGACGGCCAGATCGCCGTCCAGGTGCACGTCGGCCCGCCGATGAAGGTCGAGTACCGCAACATCCGGCTGAAAACGTATCCGGATTGA
- a CDS encoding HAD-IA family hydrolase produces MTELHCKGIIFDLDGVLIDSDIVSNRHWKRWAELNQVSFEHIAAIHHGLPPVRTVAAVAPHLDAAAESKVFEEWAATDMEDLKVYDGARALLAGLPAGRWGIATSSFRGLTLSRLQFLGLPVPDALVTVDDVKNGKPSPDPYLLAAEKLGLPPAQCLVIEDAPAGIRAAKTAGARVIAVASTNEVPALHEADFVVGDLRDVAARETARGIEVLLSALLAT; encoded by the coding sequence ATGACCGAACTCCACTGCAAGGGCATCATCTTCGACCTGGACGGCGTGCTGATCGACTCCGACATCGTGTCCAACCGGCACTGGAAGCGCTGGGCCGAGCTGAACCAGGTTTCGTTCGAGCACATCGCGGCCATTCACCACGGCCTGCCCCCCGTCCGCACCGTCGCCGCCGTGGCGCCGCATCTCGACGCGGCCGCCGAGTCGAAAGTATTCGAGGAATGGGCAGCCACCGACATGGAGGACCTGAAGGTCTACGACGGAGCGCGCGCGCTGCTCGCCGGCCTGCCGGCAGGTCGCTGGGGCATCGCCACCAGTTCCTTCAGGGGGCTGACCCTTTCCCGACTCCAGTTTCTCGGTCTGCCGGTACCCGACGCGCTCGTGACGGTCGACGATGTAAAAAACGGCAAACCGAGTCCTGACCCCTACCTCCTCGCCGCCGAGAAGCTCGGCCTTCCCCCTGCGCAATGCCTCGTCATCGAGGACGCGCCGGCAGGGATCCGGGCGGCGAAGACGGCGGGGGCGCGGGTGATCGCCGTGGCTTCGACCAATGAAGTGCCGGCGCTGCACGAGGCGGATTTTGTGGTGGGGGACTTGCGCGACGTTGCAGCAAGGGAAACAGCTCGCGGGATTGAAGTTTTGTTGTCAGCGTTGCTAGCGACATAG
- a CDS encoding toll/interleukin-1 receptor domain-containing protein has translation MLQAIPEHVELLNRGPEAWNGWRQNNQTQPDLRFTDLSGRDLSGYNLENVYLEGCNLTEARLVSQNLHQSQFQSAQLLRTDFTGSDLSYAEFSRAYLHGAKLASCNLNNADLEGAIFLFSDLRESHLDKARFGDTILFSSDLSGCKSLDSIIHYSPSSVDHGTLSLSGALPLAFLRGVGFPDNYIDYIPALFHNAIQFYSCFISHSTEDHEFARRLYADLQDQGVRCYYAPVDMKGGKKTHEQIDQGIKMHDKLVLILSPASITSKWVEREIRRARHQEEEDGKRRLFPISLVPYKMLKNWKLFDSDLVLDLAAEIREYYIPDFTEWKSHDKYHNEFQKLLRDLRPDEESI, from the coding sequence ATGCTACAGGCGATACCAGAACACGTTGAACTCCTCAACAGAGGGCCCGAGGCATGGAATGGCTGGAGACAAAATAATCAGACACAACCAGATCTACGTTTTACTGATTTGTCTGGACGAGATTTATCCGGATACAATCTTGAAAATGTATATCTCGAAGGCTGCAATCTAACCGAAGCAAGACTTGTTTCCCAGAACCTACATCAGTCCCAGTTTCAATCAGCCCAACTTCTTCGGACGGACTTCACCGGCTCAGATCTTTCATATGCAGAGTTCTCACGCGCCTATCTCCATGGAGCCAAATTGGCTTCATGCAATCTAAATAATGCAGATCTCGAGGGGGCAATATTCTTGTTCAGCGATCTACGAGAATCACATCTTGACAAAGCCAGATTCGGCGATACTATCTTATTCTCAAGTGACCTGTCCGGATGCAAAAGTCTCGACTCCATTATCCACTATTCGCCTAGCTCAGTCGACCACGGTACACTAAGTCTCTCTGGAGCACTGCCGCTGGCCTTTCTCAGAGGCGTGGGATTCCCGGACAATTACATTGATTATATCCCTGCATTATTCCATAACGCAATCCAGTTCTACTCGTGTTTCATCAGCCACTCAACAGAAGATCACGAGTTCGCGCGAAGACTTTATGCGGACTTACAAGACCAAGGCGTTAGATGCTATTATGCCCCCGTGGACATGAAAGGCGGCAAGAAAACTCATGAGCAGATTGACCAAGGCATCAAGATGCACGACAAACTGGTATTAATCCTGAGTCCAGCGAGTATCACAAGCAAGTGGGTCGAAAGAGAAATACGCCGAGCGAGGCATCAGGAGGAGGAAGACGGAAAGAGACGACTTTTCCCTATTAGCTTAGTGCCATATAAAATGTTAAAAAACTGGAAGCTCTTCGACTCTGACCTTGTCTTAGATCTCGCAGCCGAAATTCGCGAATATTACATACCTGATTTCACCGAATGGAAGTCACATGATAAGTACCACAATGAATTCCAAAAACTGCTCAGGGACTTAAGACCTGATGAGGAGTCGATTTAA
- a CDS encoding HK97 family phage prohead protease, whose amino-acid sequence MSEKDLERRYYTVQLRGGRGQKTITGYAAVFNERSQDLGGFMEVIRPGAFRQAILTSDVRALWNHDQKLVLGRTKAGTLKLAEDDRGLRIELVPPESPIGQNAVEAIGRGDVDQMSFAFSVGKDAWTSLEDGRQLREILSIKQLFDVSPVTFPAYAQTDVSVSVRNLMRRIQTDPAYAERLRRLEAAERGSAWDGAPRRPAMSDAQKIAQMRRRLALAERGIDL is encoded by the coding sequence ATGTCTGAGAAAGACCTCGAACGGCGCTATTATACCGTCCAACTCCGGGGCGGCCGTGGCCAGAAGACGATCACTGGCTATGCGGCCGTGTTCAACGAGCGGAGCCAGGACCTGGGCGGCTTCATGGAGGTGATCCGCCCGGGCGCCTTCCGCCAGGCGATCCTGACGTCCGACGTCCGCGCGTTGTGGAATCACGACCAGAAGCTGGTCCTGGGGCGCACGAAGGCGGGCACCCTGAAGCTGGCCGAGGACGATCGCGGTCTCCGCATCGAGCTCGTGCCGCCGGAGAGCCCGATCGGCCAGAACGCGGTCGAGGCCATCGGCCGGGGCGATGTCGATCAGATGTCCTTCGCGTTCTCGGTGGGTAAGGATGCCTGGACGAGCCTCGAGGACGGCCGCCAGCTGCGCGAGATCCTGAGCATCAAGCAGCTCTTCGACGTCTCGCCGGTCACGTTTCCCGCATACGCCCAGACCGACGTCTCCGTCTCTGTACGCAACTTGATGCGGCGCATCCAGACCGATCCCGCGTACGCGGAGCGACTGCGGCGCCTCGAGGCGGCGGAGCGCGGCAGCGCCTGGGACGGAGCGCCGCGCCGGCCGGCGATGTCGGACGCGCAGAAGATAGCGCAGATGCGGCGCCGGCTCGCCCTGGCCGAGCGCGGCATCGACCTTTGA
- a CDS encoding phage terminase small subunit P27 family yields the protein MGRRGPAPKPTKLKLLQGTYRKDRANTNEPEPEAAVPKCPSFLKGEARREWRRIVPELQEMGLLSRIDRAALCGYCASWETLVESDKVISAEGRTIVNAKGQLVAHPEMAIRSRAMDQLRGYMVEFGMTPASRARIHVPEKGNLANPFADILKDADEKGPGPEAR from the coding sequence ATGGGAAGACGAGGCCCGGCGCCGAAGCCGACGAAACTCAAACTTCTGCAGGGGACGTACCGGAAGGACCGCGCGAACACGAACGAGCCGGAGCCCGAGGCGGCCGTGCCCAAGTGCCCCTCCTTTCTCAAGGGCGAGGCGCGCCGGGAATGGCGCCGGATCGTGCCCGAGCTGCAGGAGATGGGTCTACTCTCCCGGATCGATCGCGCGGCGCTGTGCGGCTATTGCGCGAGTTGGGAGACCCTGGTGGAATCAGACAAGGTGATCAGCGCCGAGGGCAGGACGATCGTGAACGCGAAGGGCCAACTTGTTGCGCACCCGGAGATGGCCATCCGGAGCCGAGCGATGGACCAACTGCGCGGCTACATGGTCGAGTTCGGGATGACGCCGGCGAGCCGGGCGCGGATCCACGTGCCGGAAAAGGGCAATCTCGCGAATCCGTTCGCCGACATCCTGAAGGACGCGGACGAGAAGGGTCCGGGGCCGGAGGCGCGATGA
- a CDS encoding DUF6782 family putative metallopeptidase, with translation MIYRFGAPEAVYRAVEDMAWWVTLDLGLREAGDPLPIPIAFWKRERIADVVRRQGGQGKGTIGLYWPDEDRITICDDLTPREAATVTAHELRHAWQYRHWNAVSIAETSAIERDARAYERQAVGRFYQAEHREKPATIWSRVCDWMVAAPQIVNLIP, from the coding sequence ATGATTTACAGGTTCGGGGCGCCGGAGGCGGTCTACCGCGCGGTGGAGGACATGGCCTGGTGGGTGACGCTCGATCTGGGGCTGAGAGAGGCGGGCGATCCGCTCCCGATTCCGATTGCGTTCTGGAAGCGGGAGCGGATCGCCGACGTCGTGCGGAGGCAAGGGGGACAAGGCAAGGGAACGATCGGGCTCTACTGGCCCGACGAGGACCGGATAACGATCTGCGACGACCTCACCCCACGGGAGGCGGCCACGGTCACGGCGCACGAGCTGCGGCATGCCTGGCAGTATCGGCACTGGAACGCGGTGTCGATCGCGGAGACGAGCGCGATCGAGCGCGACGCGCGGGCCTACGAGAGGCAGGCTGTGGGGCGATTCTACCAGGCGGAGCACCGCGAGAAGCCGGCTACAATCTGGTCGAGAGTGTGCGATTGGATGGTGGCGGCCCCTCAGATAGTCAACCTAATCCCCTAA
- a CDS encoding PadR family transcriptional regulator — MKSHSLSPKEAIILQLLTTKQKAYGLELVDDSGGHLKRGTIYVTLSRLEKKGFVRSWLAESKPGEMGPARRLYQLTADGSRVLTHWMASLQALNAHFAGL, encoded by the coding sequence ATGAAATCACATTCACTCAGCCCTAAAGAGGCTATCATCCTTCAGCTACTTACGACAAAGCAGAAAGCTTACGGTCTGGAACTTGTCGATGATTCTGGGGGACATCTAAAGCGTGGTACTATCTATGTCACATTGAGTCGTCTTGAGAAAAAAGGGTTTGTCCGTTCTTGGTTGGCTGAATCGAAACCAGGAGAGATGGGTCCAGCACGACGTCTTTACCAGCTGACTGCCGACGGTTCACGCGTTTTAACTCACTGGATGGCATCACTTCAGGCGCTGAACGCTCACTTTGCCGGACTATGA
- a CDS encoding serine protease, whose amino-acid sequence MKLHKWEEEIFFSTVRITIEDSHGEDLSVGTGFIMGVPITNEKGDDKDTVVLVSCRHVFEEANKPISLKFHQAKPDKSGPQLGSTPIPLTENFGDHYLPHPNPKIDLACIGAVGLRFRDDIFFRYVGPGILADLTEDDIYAGKEVLFVGYPDGQYDWSHNLPIMRFGHIATVPSVDFRGEQAFLIDAPVFEGSSGSAVFSIIDGKYRLVGVVTDTLFKEDKDRSSGLNISYRHYLHLGLVLKSTLIYELLEHLVKEQFPGFSLGVPR is encoded by the coding sequence ATGAAGCTGCATAAGTGGGAAGAGGAAATCTTCTTCAGCACCGTCCGCATAACAATCGAAGACAGTCATGGAGAAGATCTTTCGGTCGGCACCGGCTTCATTATGGGCGTCCCGATCACAAATGAGAAGGGCGACGATAAAGATACTGTCGTGCTCGTTTCCTGCCGGCATGTCTTTGAAGAAGCCAATAAGCCGATCAGCCTTAAATTTCACCAGGCGAAGCCAGACAAGAGTGGCCCGCAACTCGGCAGCACACCCATACCTCTAACCGAGAATTTCGGCGACCACTATTTGCCTCACCCGAACCCCAAAATAGATCTCGCTTGCATAGGTGCCGTTGGCTTGCGATTCCGCGATGACATCTTTTTTCGATACGTCGGCCCCGGCATCTTGGCAGACCTCACAGAAGATGATATCTATGCGGGCAAAGAGGTGTTGTTCGTTGGTTATCCGGATGGGCAGTATGATTGGAGCCACAATCTCCCCATCATGAGGTTTGGACACATCGCGACAGTACCAAGCGTCGATTTTCGTGGCGAGCAGGCCTTTCTAATTGATGCACCAGTGTTTGAAGGATCGAGTGGCAGCGCTGTCTTTAGCATCATCGACGGCAAATATAGGCTCGTTGGTGTAGTGACCGATACGCTGTTCAAGGAGGACAAAGACCGATCCAGCGGCCTAAATATCTCATACAGACATTACCTGCACTTGGGGCTGGTACTAAAGTCGACTCTGATCTATGAGTTGCTTGAACATCTCGTGAAAGAGCAATTTCCTGGCTTTAGTCTCGGAGTTCCGAGATAA
- a CDS encoding DNA-processing protein DprA: MEFTIAELLGTLNKEESKRQLTVLYAAGDIDLCRRGSRISVVGSRKATPEGLKRAELVTKALVRHGITVVSGLAEGIDTAAHETAISEGGNTIAVLGTPLDEFYPPKNRSLQERIMRDHLAVSQFPIGYPMKRSNFPMRNLTMSLLTDATVIVEATENSGTLHQAKETLRLGRQLLIMESVLTNPELNWPKEMMKYGAIMLSRGNMDHILAEMPERTDAEPFSL; the protein is encoded by the coding sequence ATGGAATTCACGATCGCTGAGTTGCTGGGGACACTCAATAAGGAGGAGTCAAAGCGCCAGCTCACTGTGCTGTATGCTGCGGGCGATATCGATCTGTGTAGGAGAGGATCTCGGATTTCCGTTGTTGGCTCCAGGAAGGCGACACCCGAAGGGCTAAAGCGCGCCGAACTCGTCACCAAGGCACTCGTCCGTCACGGAATCACCGTGGTGAGTGGTCTGGCGGAGGGGATTGATACTGCAGCACACGAGACCGCGATCAGTGAGGGAGGGAATACGATAGCTGTTCTTGGCACTCCGCTGGACGAATTCTATCCGCCTAAGAATCGATCATTACAGGAGCGCATCATGCGCGATCACCTGGCGGTTTCTCAGTTCCCGATCGGATATCCGATGAAGCGGTCCAATTTCCCGATGCGAAATCTGACGATGTCGCTTTTGACCGATGCGACCGTCATTGTCGAGGCAACGGAGAACAGCGGCACACTTCACCAGGCCAAAGAGACACTCAGGCTTGGCCGCCAGCTCCTCATAATGGAGTCCGTCCTGACCAACCCTGAATTGAACTGGCCGAAGGAGATGATGAAGTACGGCGCGATCATGCTCTCCAGGGGCAACATGGACCACATTCTAGCCGAGATGCCGGAGCGAACCGATGCAGAACCGTTCTCGCTCTAG
- a CDS encoding DUF3987 domain-containing protein — translation MKCKPEPSKKQLHLNAGARRAILRLLAGQAPNGTRPDSCGDYAELVRQVYDAYELGGSDPARDVIELAAVSDDTLLRLMMEAEQLAEAESLRDDLPTLPAAAFEKLPAIISECCENLDRWFERDAFLTGALGTISSLLPKVRFRYGKKLYSAHLFFFVLAEAGRGKGVLTHSLALADLVDEYLVSCSDRAKSEWDEAVRAYDTAKRSKRLALTDPDPPGPKPPELLLRAAEDTNLPVLYQNLAANREGILIGATEADILSQANKRGDFGGFSALFRQAFEHERAQKATKTEGTVRVHEPRIALVLSGTRDQFAPLVESVENGLFSRFAVYRFSAPLEYRSQRPRPEDVAFVKAIEKAKERLLALYKILATREEPLYVDMPAARWEKIDQAFQQLFNSTLRDAGAPGELAASIFRGVVIAFRIATILTVLRRFEEGIPLERVASLEVGQQDAEAATALAFVYVEQAMRQALDMLQSRDADNVLSAIAESAGSGRLTGQQQSLLQMLPDEFGRKEAVEVGRTLGAGTRSVDRWIRAWSEGPDALLVRQRHGGYVKSGNIVNSCDSEPISQNSAEIPRGISGNIATYEIEQKPSNRADLGEYDGFADFATGGAPSLDADNKEGEKCPF, via the coding sequence ATGAAATGTAAGCCAGAACCGTCAAAAAAACAACTTCACCTCAACGCCGGTGCAAGGCGGGCCATCCTTCGACTCTTAGCGGGGCAGGCACCGAACGGAACGCGACCCGATAGCTGCGGCGACTACGCCGAGCTCGTCAGGCAAGTTTACGACGCATACGAATTGGGCGGATCCGATCCGGCGCGCGACGTCATCGAGCTGGCAGCTGTATCGGATGACACGCTTTTGCGGCTGATGATGGAGGCCGAGCAACTCGCGGAAGCCGAGAGCCTTCGAGATGACTTGCCGACACTACCGGCCGCCGCTTTCGAGAAATTGCCTGCGATTATCAGCGAATGCTGCGAGAATCTCGACAGGTGGTTCGAGCGAGATGCGTTTCTAACCGGAGCATTAGGCACGATCAGTTCCCTTCTCCCCAAGGTCCGATTTCGGTACGGGAAAAAACTGTACAGCGCTCATTTGTTTTTTTTCGTTCTGGCGGAGGCAGGAAGGGGGAAGGGTGTGCTGACACATTCTCTCGCTCTAGCCGATCTGGTTGACGAATACCTAGTGAGCTGTAGTGACCGTGCGAAGAGCGAGTGGGACGAGGCCGTCCGAGCATACGATACAGCGAAGCGCTCAAAGCGACTTGCACTCACCGACCCAGATCCACCAGGCCCGAAACCGCCTGAGCTCCTTCTCCGAGCGGCGGAGGACACCAATCTTCCTGTTCTGTACCAAAACCTGGCAGCGAATCGCGAGGGCATCCTGATCGGCGCGACGGAGGCAGATATCCTGAGTCAAGCAAACAAAAGGGGCGACTTCGGCGGCTTCAGCGCGCTTTTCCGGCAAGCTTTTGAGCATGAACGCGCCCAGAAAGCAACAAAAACGGAAGGCACGGTCAGGGTACATGAGCCACGCATAGCGCTGGTGCTGTCTGGAACCCGCGACCAATTCGCCCCACTGGTGGAGAGTGTCGAAAACGGGCTGTTTTCGAGATTCGCAGTGTACCGGTTCTCAGCGCCCCTGGAGTATCGATCGCAGCGGCCGCGCCCGGAGGATGTCGCCTTCGTGAAGGCCATCGAGAAGGCGAAGGAGCGGCTCCTGGCTTTGTACAAGATCCTGGCGACGAGAGAAGAGCCGCTCTATGTGGACATGCCGGCGGCGCGATGGGAGAAAATTGACCAGGCATTCCAGCAGCTCTTCAATTCAACACTTCGCGACGCGGGGGCGCCCGGTGAACTGGCCGCATCAATATTTAGAGGTGTCGTCATCGCCTTCCGGATCGCAACGATCCTGACGGTACTCAGACGCTTTGAGGAGGGTATTCCGCTGGAACGTGTGGCCTCACTGGAGGTGGGGCAGCAAGATGCGGAAGCGGCAACAGCCCTCGCGTTCGTTTACGTCGAGCAGGCCATGCGCCAGGCGCTTGATATGCTTCAAAGCCGAGACGCAGACAACGTACTCTCAGCGATCGCCGAGTCCGCAGGATCCGGCCGGCTTACCGGCCAGCAACAGTCCCTACTGCAGATGCTACCGGACGAATTTGGCAGGAAGGAAGCCGTAGAAGTTGGGCGAACTCTGGGGGCCGGAACGAGGAGTGTGGACAGGTGGATTCGTGCGTGGTCAGAAGGCCCGGACGCACTACTCGTCCGCCAGAGGCATGGGGGGTATGTCAAAAGTGGCAATATCGTCAATTCCTGCGATTCTGAGCCAATTTCGCAGAATAGCGCAGAAATACCCCGTGGCATAAGTGGCAATATTGCCACTTATGAAATTGAGCAAAAACCCTCAAATCGGGCTGATTTGGGGGAATATGACGGTTTTGCCGATTTTGCCACAGGTGGTGCCCCTTCCCTGGACGCAGACAATAAGGAGGGTGAAAAATGTCCGTTTTGA